In a single window of the Pseudohongiella acticola genome:
- a CDS encoding HD-GYP domain-containing protein, whose translation MIKKIPVKQLQLGMFIHEMHGSWLSHPFWKSSFLLEDPADLVKINGSGIAEISIDLSKSRQAPAQTAREPEAPASVATLPPEAKTAALSFHNELNRARKLCDRSRQAVMTMFAEARMGNTVSMADARAMVDEVTESVNRHPLALITLARLKTSDNYTYMHSVAVCAMMVALARALKMTEEQVRDAGCAGLLHDVGKMAVPDKILNKPGKLTDEEFIVIKSHPEKGQDILLRAGDISAMVIDVCLHHHEKCDGSGYPHGLKSEEISIFARMGAICDVYDAITSNRPYKKGWGPAESLQRMAQWKGHFDPALLQAFVKVVGIYPIGSLVRLKSQRLAVVVEQNEKSMLKPKVKVFFSIRSKMPLPQAVVDMALPGLEDVIEAREHFENWNFPYMEDLWQSAL comes from the coding sequence ATGATTAAAAAAATACCCGTCAAGCAGTTGCAACTGGGCATGTTCATCCATGAGATGCATGGATCCTGGCTCAGTCATCCATTCTGGAAATCCAGTTTCCTGCTGGAAGACCCTGCTGACCTGGTCAAAATCAATGGTTCCGGTATTGCCGAGATCAGCATTGATCTGAGTAAAAGCAGGCAGGCGCCTGCTCAGACCGCCCGTGAGCCCGAAGCACCCGCCTCTGTCGCTACCCTGCCACCGGAAGCCAAAACTGCAGCGCTCAGTTTCCATAACGAACTCAATCGCGCCCGCAAACTGTGTGATCGTTCCAGGCAAGCGGTGATGACAATGTTTGCTGAAGCGCGCATGGGCAACACCGTTTCCATGGCAGATGCCCGGGCCATGGTTGACGAGGTCACCGAGTCGGTAAACCGGCACCCACTGGCGCTGATTACGCTGGCACGATTAAAAACCTCGGACAATTATACGTACATGCATTCGGTAGCCGTATGCGCCATGATGGTGGCGCTGGCACGAGCGCTGAAAATGACCGAAGAGCAAGTGCGCGATGCCGGTTGTGCAGGCTTACTGCATGACGTTGGCAAGATGGCGGTGCCAGATAAAATTCTTAACAAACCCGGTAAGCTGACTGACGAGGAGTTTATCGTTATCAAGTCGCATCCGGAAAAAGGTCAGGATATTTTACTTCGTGCGGGCGACATTTCAGCAATGGTTATTGATGTCTGCCTGCATCATCACGAAAAATGTGATGGCAGTGGTTACCCTCATGGATTAAAAAGTGAAGAGATCAGCATTTTTGCCCGCATGGGTGCCATCTGTGATGTATATGATGCAATTACGTCTAACCGGCCCTACAAAAAAGGCTGGGGTCCGGCAGAGTCTTTGCAGAGGATGGCGCAATGGAAAGGTCATTTTGATCCGGCTTTGCTGCAGGCCTTTGTCAAGGTTGTTGGTATCTACCCGATCGGATCACTGGTGCGTCTCAAGAGTCAGCGTCTTGCAGTGGTTGTTGAGCAAAACGAAAAATCAATGTTGAAACCGAAGGTTAAAGTATTTTTTTCTATACGATCCAAAATGCCGTTGCCGCAAGCCGTTGTTGATATGGCCCTGCCTGGGCTGGAGGATGTCATTGAAGCGCGTGAGCATTTTGAAAACTGGAACTTCCCCTACATGGAAGATCTGTGGCAGTCAGCGCTTTGA
- a CDS encoding DNA polymerase Y subunit UmuC family protein, whose product MLGRRQSRALAGKPRVSTRAGNRLPVSLPEQPSAQQNAPKKAQQNLQHKAQRQSQQNLRRAPATHRKRTSLWYALYFPALPDTRIADPHANAQTKPHTKQHDEISLISLVAQQCQQISDYISLDGNDALVLEVGRSLRYFGGLKSIRQQIESGIETQLSHTNFVQAVAPNASASLLLARTGQQSVIARPDDLRSRLGSIPTNALAIDVRVRKKLANCGLFYLRDIWRLPLPEMRIRFGRHFSDYIESCLGLRPGLRQRWQAKPVYHDSVDSDHGLYSTQQIINVCEKLLHRLEDFLKKKHLCTDQLMFVLDYGSSGQGNSDHDTGGDTRHENITVNVRKAERSARLFLLLLETQLTGMNFAGEVYAITLHVTHFTLFKPDGGVQQKTRGHDSRDGSQLLDTLAAKLGSHAVQRLLLKPDYCPESATRMVSYLTPPSEESLLTGNSVTINSHNPCWLLQPPRPLAIRNQQLHYRSPLTLLRGPRRIETRWWQEQGIRRDYYVAANTQGNLLWVYQDLAHAGGAEQNSTAWYLHGFFG is encoded by the coding sequence ATGCTAGGCCGCCGGCAAAGCAGAGCGCTTGCCGGTAAACCGCGCGTCAGTACCCGCGCTGGCAACAGGCTGCCAGTCAGCCTCCCTGAACAGCCAAGCGCACAACAAAACGCACCGAAAAAAGCGCAACAGAACCTACAGCACAAAGCACAGCGACAATCACAACAAAACCTGCGGCGCGCGCCGGCAACACACCGCAAGCGCACCAGCCTTTGGTATGCGCTTTATTTCCCGGCACTGCCCGACACCCGAATTGCTGACCCACATGCAAACGCACAGACAAAGCCACATACGAAACAGCATGATGAAATATCGTTGATCTCGCTGGTGGCACAACAGTGCCAGCAGATCAGCGACTACATCAGCCTTGATGGAAATGACGCTCTGGTGCTGGAAGTTGGCAGAAGCCTGCGCTATTTTGGCGGCCTTAAATCCATCCGGCAGCAAATTGAATCCGGTATTGAGACACAGCTCTCGCACACCAATTTTGTGCAGGCGGTCGCCCCCAATGCCAGCGCCAGTCTGTTGCTGGCCCGCACCGGACAGCAATCGGTTATCGCCAGACCCGATGACCTGCGCTCACGCCTGGGTAGCATTCCCACCAACGCCCTTGCCATTGACGTTCGGGTTCGAAAAAAACTCGCCAATTGCGGACTGTTCTATTTACGGGATATATGGCGCCTTCCATTGCCGGAAATGCGTATCAGATTCGGCCGGCATTTCAGTGACTATATTGAGAGCTGCCTCGGTTTACGACCCGGGCTACGTCAGCGCTGGCAGGCCAAACCGGTTTATCATGACAGTGTCGATAGCGATCATGGTTTATATTCCACACAGCAGATTATCAATGTCTGTGAAAAATTACTGCACCGGCTTGAGGATTTTCTGAAGAAAAAACATCTGTGCACTGACCAACTGATGTTTGTGCTCGACTATGGCAGTTCCGGGCAAGGCAACAGCGATCATGACACAGGCGGCGACACTCGTCATGAAAACATCACGGTCAATGTTCGCAAGGCAGAACGCAGTGCCCGGCTGTTCCTGCTGTTACTGGAAACGCAACTGACCGGAATGAATTTTGCTGGTGAAGTTTACGCGATCACCTTACACGTCACACATTTCACGCTGTTCAAGCCGGACGGTGGCGTTCAGCAGAAGACCCGGGGGCATGACAGCCGGGACGGCTCACAACTGCTTGATACGCTGGCGGCAAAACTCGGCAGCCACGCGGTTCAGCGACTGCTGCTAAAACCTGATTACTGTCCCGAGTCTGCCACACGCATGGTGTCATATTTGACACCGCCATCAGAAGAAAGCCTGCTAACCGGAAACAGCGTCACTATCAACAGCCACAATCCATGCTGGTTATTGCAGCCACCGCGTCCACTGGCAATCCGGAACCAGCAGCTGCACTACCGGTCACCGTTGACATTATTGCGCGGCCCACGCCGCATCGAAACCCGATGGTGGCAGGAACAGGGTATACGGCGGGATTATTATGTGGCTGCCAACACACAAGGCAACCTGCTTTGGGTCTATCAGGACCTGGCGCATGCCGGTGGCGCGGAACAGAATTCGACGGCCTGGTACCTGCATGGATTTTTTGGTTAA
- the imuA gene encoding translesion DNA synthesis-associated protein ImuA, giving the protein MNTTAPTNISAPTPEHKVDQLLQQTQDLWRGSNQHNTAVDNPGARHSLLADDLFADHEITDNGAGQSTGHAELDALLPWGAWPQAGLIEVINKQAGIGELQLLAPLLRDRSQQQSSSILWIAPPYPLHGPALAQMGVNTRNSFVVPAQASCNQALWSIEKALQSQECGLVLAWQNWLSARVIRRLQLAAREGNTLGVLFHQRPAAHSPSTLQLQLSSAPVTEAGYRNMDVQLLKARGSHKQGRVRIKLPC; this is encoded by the coding sequence ATGAACACAACCGCCCCTACAAACATCAGCGCGCCCACACCGGAGCACAAGGTGGACCAGTTACTGCAGCAAACGCAGGATTTGTGGCGCGGCAGCAATCAGCACAACACCGCCGTTGATAACCCCGGCGCCCGCCACTCGCTGCTGGCTGATGACCTGTTTGCTGACCACGAGATCACCGACAACGGCGCAGGCCAAAGTACCGGCCACGCCGAGCTCGACGCCCTGTTGCCCTGGGGAGCATGGCCACAGGCCGGTTTGATTGAAGTCATCAACAAACAGGCTGGTATCGGCGAATTACAGCTGTTGGCACCGCTGTTGCGGGACCGCAGCCAGCAACAATCCTCTTCCATTCTCTGGATTGCACCACCTTACCCGCTACACGGGCCCGCCCTGGCCCAGATGGGCGTCAATACCCGCAACAGCTTTGTGGTGCCGGCCCAGGCCAGCTGCAATCAGGCATTGTGGAGCATTGAAAAAGCCCTGCAATCGCAGGAATGCGGCCTCGTGCTGGCCTGGCAGAACTGGCTCAGCGCCCGGGTTATTCGCCGTCTGCAACTGGCTGCACGTGAAGGCAATACGCTGGGAGTGCTGTTTCATCAGCGACCGGCAGCACACTCACCATCAACGCTGCAGTTACAATTGAGTAGCGCACCCGTCACCGAAGCCGGTTATCGCAACATGGACGTGCAACTGTTGAAAGCACGCGGCAGCCACAAGCAGGGACGGGTGCGCATTAAGCTGCCATGCTAG
- a CDS encoding 5-formyltetrahydrofolate cyclo-ligase, translating to MKPSSSIPQQSPETRKALRQRLRRARRQLSFSEQRHAALGLTRQLRHTGLWQGARHIAFYQAVDGEIVTLPALRLAWQQGKACYLPVLHPIKDDHMVFVRIWPGSRLAYNRWGIPEPKAALKHSVSPRRLDLVLLPLVGFDEAGNRIGMGKGFYDRTFAFRRGKCRRPALTGLGHECQKVAEGIAPSAWDVPLDALATPRRYKSIKNRKAL from the coding sequence ATGAAACCTTCATCATCCATCCCGCAGCAATCACCTGAAACACGCAAGGCCTTGCGTCAACGCCTGCGACGTGCGCGACGTCAACTTTCGTTCAGTGAGCAACGCCATGCCGCGCTCGGCCTCACCCGACAGTTGCGCCATACAGGGCTCTGGCAGGGTGCCCGTCATATTGCTTTTTACCAGGCTGTGGATGGCGAAATTGTTACCCTGCCGGCACTGCGTCTGGCATGGCAACAAGGCAAAGCCTGTTATCTGCCGGTACTGCACCCCATCAAAGATGATCACATGGTGTTTGTCCGGATCTGGCCCGGCAGCCGACTGGCCTACAACCGCTGGGGCATTCCGGAGCCAAAAGCGGCGTTAAAACACAGCGTGTCACCACGCAGACTGGATCTGGTGCTGTTGCCACTGGTGGGGTTTGATGAGGCCGGTAATCGTATCGGCATGGGCAAGGGGTTTTATGACCGTACATTTGCCTTCAGGCGCGGCAAATGTCGCCGGCCCGCCCTGACAGGGCTGGGTCACGAGTGTCAGAAAGTGGCAGAAGGAATTGCGCCTTCTGCCTGGGATGTTCCGCTTGATGCGCTGGCAACGCCTCGCCGGTATAAATCCATCAAAAATCGTAAAGCTTTGTAA
- a CDS encoding cell division protein ZapA, protein MSNLQEEASTVVVKILDREYQISCPPSEQDALLKSARHLDENMRKIKARGTIHGLEKISVMAALNITHELLQKNRQINEARHSTAQQIKYLEDKIERALHNARQIEL, encoded by the coding sequence ATGAGCAATCTTCAGGAAGAAGCCAGCACGGTTGTGGTCAAGATCCTTGATCGCGAATACCAGATCAGCTGTCCGCCGTCAGAGCAGGATGCGTTGCTCAAATCTGCCCGACACCTTGATGAAAACATGCGCAAAATCAAGGCACGCGGCACGATTCATGGCCTGGAAAAAATCTCCGTGATGGCAGCACTGAATATTACCCACGAGTTGCTGCAGAAAAATCGTCAGATCAATGAAGCACGTCACAGCACCGCGCAGCAGATCAAATATCTGGAAGATAAAATCGAACGCGCATTGCACAACGCCCGCCAGATCGAACTGTAA
- a CDS encoding TIGR02449 family protein: MNDDQFNTLDEKINALIALCAAMKQENQLLRASQHNWQTERQQLLENNRQAKSRLESVLSRLRSMEQSQSA; encoded by the coding sequence ATGAATGACGATCAATTCAATACCCTTGACGAAAAAATCAATGCCCTGATCGCATTGTGCGCTGCCATGAAGCAGGAGAACCAGTTGCTGCGCGCCAGTCAGCATAACTGGCAAACGGAACGTCAGCAACTACTGGAGAACAACCGCCAGGCCAAGAGCCGCCTGGAATCAGTCCTCAGCCGTCTGAGATCCATGGAACAGTCGCAAAGCGCCTGA
- the pepP gene encoding Xaa-Pro aminopeptidase yields MAKAKLQHPQRATGADLYVQARKRRRALMGKLGKNSIALLSAAPQRTRSNDTEYPYRQDSDFYYLTGFTEDDAVLALIPGRKQGEVVMFCQPKDKTKELWTGILTGPEQAKSRLLVDEAYPIGMMDEILPGLMDGCETLYYCMEREPAFDKRISGWVKNVRSRTRMGAKAPQQLILLDPLLHEMRLFKSKAEIALMQRAADISARAHKRAMLAAREGRHEYHLEAELVHEFMMSGSRAPAYNSIVAAGANACILHYIENRDPLRNGDLVLIDAGCEYEYYAADITRTFPVSGQFSAEQKALYDIVLKAQLEAIAVTRPGVPWDEPHHVTVRVITHGLIDLGLLKGDADRLIADGAYRDFYMHRAGHWLGIDVHDAGSYLDRDKPRRLEPGMVTTVEPGIYVSPDNKKVAKKWRGIGIRIEDDVLVTKTGNKVLTDGVPKTTEAIEALMAQRA; encoded by the coding sequence ATGGCAAAAGCTAAATTACAGCACCCGCAGCGTGCCACCGGGGCCGATCTTTATGTGCAGGCCAGGAAGCGCCGCCGCGCCCTGATGGGCAAACTGGGCAAAAACAGTATTGCCCTGCTCAGCGCAGCACCCCAACGCACACGCAGCAATGACACCGAATATCCATACCGTCAGGACAGCGATTTTTATTACCTGACCGGCTTTACCGAAGATGATGCCGTGCTGGCCCTGATCCCCGGGCGCAAGCAGGGCGAAGTTGTGATGTTTTGTCAGCCCAAGGACAAAACCAAAGAGCTCTGGACTGGCATTCTGACCGGGCCGGAACAGGCAAAAAGCCGCCTGCTGGTGGACGAGGCTTACCCCATCGGCATGATGGATGAAATCCTGCCCGGCCTGATGGACGGCTGTGAAACACTGTATTACTGCATGGAACGTGAACCGGCTTTTGATAAGCGCATCAGTGGCTGGGTGAAAAACGTCCGCAGCCGGACACGCATGGGCGCCAAAGCACCGCAGCAGCTAATTCTGCTGGACCCGCTGTTGCATGAGATGCGCCTGTTCAAGAGCAAAGCCGAAATCGCTTTGATGCAGCGCGCGGCCGATATTTCTGCGCGTGCGCACAAGCGCGCCATGCTGGCCGCGCGTGAAGGTCGCCATGAGTATCATCTGGAAGCAGAGCTGGTGCATGAGTTCATGATGTCGGGCAGTCGCGCGCCCGCGTACAACAGCATTGTCGCCGCGGGTGCCAATGCCTGTATTCTGCATTACATTGAAAACCGGGACCCGTTGCGAAACGGTGACCTGGTGCTGATTGACGCCGGTTGCGAATATGAATATTACGCCGCGGATATCACGCGCACATTTCCCGTCAGTGGCCAGTTTAGCGCCGAACAAAAAGCCCTGTATGACATCGTTCTCAAGGCACAGCTGGAAGCGATCGCGGTCACCCGTCCCGGCGTGCCCTGGGATGAACCTCACCATGTCACGGTCAGGGTGATCACCCACGGCCTGATCGACCTGGGCTTGCTGAAAGGGGATGCAGACAGGCTGATTGCAGACGGTGCCTATCGTGATTTTTATATGCATCGCGCGGGCCACTGGCTGGGCATCGACGTGCATGATGCCGGCAGTTATCTGGACCGGGATAAACCCCGGCGTCTGGAACCTGGCATGGTGACAACAGTGGAGCCGGGCATTTATGTATCGCCTGACAACAAAAAGGTTGCCAAAAAGTGGCGCGGTATTGGCATTCGCATCGAAGACGATGTGCTGGTCACCAAAACCGGCAACAAGGTATTGACCGACGGCGTGCCCAAAACCACCGAGGCTATCGAAGCGCTGATGGCGCAACGGGCATAG
- the ubiH gene encoding 2-octaprenyl-6-methoxyphenyl hydroxylase, which produces MTDKKLNAEYDIVIAGGGLVGGSFALLLDQLARHSDLRVLLLDAAPMAKPDAKNGDTGADFDARSTALSWGSRLIYEQAGFWSALAPGVTAIRDIQVSDRGHFGATRLHSAEVGVEALGYVAENHHLTCVLQQALQDSSRLTVCAPASVEHIQPLSDGAMLTIKGASLDNIRTRLLVLADGGRSGLCRQLGITMQQKHYGQQALICNVAFANDHRGQAFERFTDTGPLAMLPLSDHGVGRERQHRGALVWTLADSDSNQGEGKSDNASCSAERILALPEADFIDTLQQRFGWRLGRITHAGARSLFPLSLTVATEQIRPGIVLLGNVAHTLHPVAGQGLNLALRDARALAELIVNAHQTGENPGSMAVLQAFLAAQSGDQANTIAFSDLTTRLFSNARPTLALGRNLGLLLMDLMPPAKGWFARQAMGMADRKSIRR; this is translated from the coding sequence ATGACAGACAAAAAACTTAACGCGGAATACGATATTGTCATTGCTGGCGGTGGTCTGGTCGGAGGCAGCTTTGCGCTGTTGCTGGATCAACTGGCCCGGCACAGCGATCTGAGGGTATTGTTGCTGGATGCCGCGCCGATGGCAAAACCTGACGCTAAAAATGGTGATACCGGCGCTGATTTTGACGCGCGCAGCACGGCACTGTCCTGGGGTAGCCGCCTGATTTACGAACAGGCCGGTTTCTGGTCGGCGCTGGCCCCTGGCGTTACCGCCATCCGTGATATTCAGGTGTCCGATCGTGGACATTTTGGCGCAACCCGGCTGCACAGTGCCGAGGTCGGCGTAGAAGCGCTGGGTTACGTTGCCGAGAATCACCACCTGACGTGCGTGCTGCAACAGGCATTACAGGACAGTTCGCGCCTGACCGTGTGTGCGCCAGCCAGTGTTGAGCATATTCAGCCCCTCAGTGATGGCGCCATGTTGACCATTAAAGGTGCTTCACTCGATAACATCAGGACCCGGCTGCTGGTGCTGGCGGACGGCGGGCGCTCGGGTCTGTGCCGGCAACTGGGTATCACTATGCAGCAGAAGCATTATGGTCAGCAGGCGCTGATCTGTAATGTTGCCTTTGCCAATGACCACCGGGGGCAGGCCTTTGAGCGCTTTACCGATACCGGTCCGCTGGCCATGTTGCCGCTGTCAGACCACGGGGTCGGGCGTGAACGGCAGCATCGGGGCGCACTGGTCTGGACCCTGGCTGACAGTGACAGCAATCAGGGTGAGGGCAAAAGCGACAATGCCTCCTGTAGTGCAGAGCGCATATTGGCATTGCCGGAGGCTGATTTTATTGACACCCTGCAGCAGCGATTTGGCTGGCGGTTGGGCCGGATTACTCATGCAGGCGCCAGGTCACTTTTCCCGCTGAGTCTGACCGTGGCGACCGAGCAGATACGCCCCGGTATCGTGTTGCTGGGCAACGTTGCCCACACGCTGCATCCAGTGGCCGGTCAGGGATTGAATCTGGCATTACGTGATGCGCGCGCGCTGGCCGAACTGATTGTCAATGCGCACCAGACCGGGGAAAATCCGGGATCAATGGCGGTGCTGCAGGCTTTTCTGGCGGCCCAGTCCGGCGATCAGGCCAATACCATTGCCTTCAGCGATCTGACCACGCGCCTGTTTTCCAACGCGCGACCGACACTGGCGTTGGGGCGCAACCTGGGCCTGTTACTGATGGACCTGATGCCACCCGCCAAAGGCTGGTTCGCCCGTCAGGCTATGGGCATGGCGGACCGAAAATCCATCAGGCGTTAA
- a CDS encoding DUF1499 domain-containing protein: protein MHKPLRNIARGLMIVGLLTLISCAGDRPTTLGVQNNQLSTCPDSPNCVSSFDQRDSHGIAPLTGDMDAVRAALAELPQAAIVTDDGNYIHAEFTSRLMGFVDDVEFLADPASDQVHVRSASRLGHSDLGVNRERVENIRELMGS from the coding sequence ATGCATAAACCATTACGCAACATTGCACGAGGACTCATGATTGTGGGACTACTGACGCTTATCTCCTGCGCCGGTGACAGGCCAACGACCCTTGGTGTGCAGAACAACCAGCTGTCGACCTGCCCGGACTCACCCAATTGTGTGTCCAGTTTTGATCAGCGCGACAGCCATGGCATTGCACCGTTGACCGGCGATATGGACGCCGTACGCGCGGCGCTTGCAGAACTGCCTCAGGCGGCCATCGTGACCGACGACGGCAATTACATTCATGCCGAATTTACCAGCCGGCTGATGGGTTTTGTCGACGATGTCGAATTTCTGGCAGACCCTGCCTCAGATCAAGTGCACGTGCGCTCAGCCTCGCGCCTGGGACACAGTGACCTTGGCGTCAATCGCGAGCGCGTGGAAAACATTCGTGAGCTGATGGGCAGTTAA
- a CDS encoding MaoC family dehydratase, with amino-acid sequence MTAEMSLDAAQALIGTETGLSQWHTISQEQVNQFADTTGDHQFIHLDEERAKVETPFGGTIAHGYLTLSLLSMLGAEAGTVRLAGTKITINYGLDKVRFLNPVRIGSRIRARFIMHSITEKNPGQYLIKHQVTVEIENQEKPALIAESLSLAVTG; translated from the coding sequence ATGACAGCAGAAATGAGCCTGGACGCGGCACAAGCCCTTATCGGCACGGAAACCGGCCTCAGCCAGTGGCACACCATCAGCCAGGAACAGGTCAATCAATTTGCCGATACCACCGGTGACCATCAGTTCATTCACCTGGACGAAGAGCGCGCCAAAGTGGAAACGCCGTTTGGCGGCACCATTGCCCACGGCTACCTGACCCTGTCGCTGCTCAGCATGCTGGGCGCCGAAGCTGGCACCGTGCGCCTGGCTGGCACCAAAATAACCATCAACTACGGACTCGACAAAGTTCGTTTCCTGAACCCGGTGCGCATTGGTTCGCGTATTCGTGCCCGCTTTATCATGCACAGTATCACCGAAAAGAACCCCGGCCAGTATCTGATCAAGCACCAGGTGACCGTGGAGATCGAAAACCAGGAAAAGCCGGCCTTGATTGCCGAGTCATTGAGCTTGGCCGTCACCGGCTGA
- a CDS encoding FAD-dependent monooxygenase — protein sequence MNDHDIVIVGAGITGAAMALALADSGLRIAMIDARPLQSRPDSPADIAGFDPRVSAMTAASQRLLSRLDVWQAMPADRLCAYTRMHVHEADGTGSIDFAAHDIHAPELGHIIENSVLTGALHEGLQQLAEAVDSSTRLTLLAPATLSAYRYDPDTGAHLTLDDGQQITAGLLIAADGANSPMRHMAGFETREWDYEHHAIVTTIRTRDPHRLMARQCFMDDGVLAFLPLTSSDTEGKDTGHYCSIVWSLVPERAQALMAMDDAAFCQALSRVSEHWLGPVDECAQRYSFPLRQRHARHYFREAVVLIGDAAHSIHPLAGQGANLGLLDVQVLAEELIRATRTGRSLTDPMVLRRYQRRRKPHNLAMMAMMEGFKRLYADQPLAVRWLRNTGMRAVDGWAGLKNRLIREAMG from the coding sequence ATGAACGACCACGATATCGTGATCGTGGGCGCTGGCATCACCGGCGCAGCGATGGCGCTGGCGCTGGCGGACAGTGGCCTGCGCATCGCCATGATTGATGCGCGGCCTCTGCAGTCCCGGCCCGATTCGCCTGCCGATATCGCGGGCTTTGATCCTCGCGTCAGCGCCATGACCGCCGCCTCGCAACGTCTGCTGAGCCGTCTGGATGTGTGGCAGGCCATGCCGGCCGATCGTCTGTGTGCCTACACGCGCATGCACGTTCATGAGGCGGATGGCACTGGCAGTATTGATTTTGCTGCGCACGATATCCACGCTCCGGAGCTGGGCCATATCATTGAAAACAGCGTCCTGACCGGCGCCCTGCATGAGGGGCTGCAACAGTTGGCAGAGGCAGTCGACAGCTCAACCCGCCTGACCCTGCTGGCACCGGCAACGCTGAGTGCTTACCGTTATGATCCGGATACCGGCGCGCATCTGACGCTGGATGATGGCCAGCAGATTACTGCCGGCCTTCTGATCGCGGCCGATGGTGCGAATTCCCCGATGCGGCACATGGCCGGCTTCGAGACCCGGGAGTGGGATTATGAGCACCATGCCATTGTCACCACCATCAGGACGCGCGATCCGCACCGGCTCATGGCGCGGCAGTGTTTCATGGATGACGGCGTACTGGCCTTTCTGCCGCTGACGTCTTCGGACACCGAAGGCAAGGATACCGGGCATTATTGTTCCATTGTCTGGTCGCTGGTGCCGGAACGGGCGCAGGCGTTGATGGCCATGGACGATGCTGCTTTCTGTCAGGCCTTGAGCCGGGTCAGTGAACACTGGCTGGGGCCGGTGGATGAGTGCGCGCAGCGTTACAGTTTTCCGTTGCGTCAGCGTCACGCCCGGCATTACTTCCGGGAGGCAGTGGTATTGATTGGCGACGCGGCTCACAGTATCCATCCACTGGCTGGACAGGGCGCCAATCTGGGGTTGCTGGATGTGCAGGTGCTGGCCGAAGAACTGATCCGTGCAACCCGGACCGGGCGTTCGCTGACTGATCCCATGGTACTGCGTCGTTATCAGCGCCGCCGCAAGCCCCACAATCTGGCCATGATGGCCATGATGGAGGGTTTCAAGCGCCTGTATGCCGATCAGCCGCTGGCAGTGCGCTGGCTGCGCAACACCGGCATGCGTGCGGTTGATGGCTGGGCTGGACTGAAGAACCGTCTGATACGTGAGGCCATGGGCTAA
- a CDS encoding class I SAM-dependent methyltransferase, translating into MKKMTSIFAALMLLVTSAYAIDEARLTAALNGPDRADEDKARDAARQPVEVLSFLGLEEGMTAMDIMASGGWYTEVLSHAVGSEGTVLMQNSPRSLGMRNTEEAVQARLADNRLPNVQRVNADMSDLGVEPNSVDFALTALNFHDLYNNSPEAAQAMLLAVKDALKPGGILGVIDHRGNEGADNAALHRITQEEIEQALFDAGYESVAASDLLEAEDDPRTTGPFDASLGRNTDRILLRAYKPEM; encoded by the coding sequence ATGAAGAAGATGACAAGCATATTCGCAGCGCTGATGCTGCTGGTGACGTCAGCCTATGCAATTGATGAAGCACGCCTGACGGCGGCGCTGAATGGCCCTGATCGCGCAGATGAAGACAAGGCCCGCGATGCTGCACGCCAGCCGGTGGAAGTGCTGAGTTTCCTGGGCCTGGAAGAAGGCATGACAGCGATGGATATCATGGCCTCCGGTGGCTGGTATACCGAAGTGCTGTCGCACGCGGTGGGTTCGGAAGGCACCGTATTGATGCAGAACAGCCCGCGTTCGCTGGGTATGCGCAACACCGAGGAGGCCGTACAAGCCCGTCTGGCGGATAACCGTCTGCCCAACGTGCAGCGCGTAAACGCCGACATGAGTGATTTGGGTGTCGAACCAAATTCGGTGGATTTTGCACTGACAGCGCTGAATTTCCATGATCTTTACAACAACAGTCCGGAAGCGGCCCAGGCCATGTTGCTGGCCGTTAAAGATGCGCTGAAACCAGGCGGTATTCTGGGTGTTATTGATCACCGCGGTAACGAAGGCGCGGATAACGCCGCCCTGCACCGTATCACTCAGGAAGAGATCGAACAGGCGCTGTTTGACGCCGGTTATGAAAGTGTCGCTGCCAGCGATTTGCTGGAAGCAGAGGATGACCCGCGTACGACCGGTCCGTTTGATGCAAGTCTGGGTCGCAATACCGATCGTATTCTGTTGCGCGCGTACAAACCTGAGATGTAA